One Glycine soja cultivar W05 chromosome 7, ASM419377v2, whole genome shotgun sequence genomic window, ctctctctctccctttctctctGTCATGATTCATTTCAACTGACTTTTAAGAACTTTTTGCACTTCAGGTCTCAAACCCAGTTGAATCACCGCATCAGCCAGTCAAGAAGTGCCTGTCATTCACTGGTGCACTATCATCACTAAAACCAGAGCTAGGATGTGAGAGAGTAAGAAGCTCAATATTAAGACAGTCGATGAGGCAATCCTCTACTGCTCCTTTTACCCTTATGCATGAAATTCGCAAACTTGAGCACCTCCAAGAGCAGCTGGGCGAAGAAGCCAATAGAGCTTTGGAAGTATTACAAAAGGAAGTGGCATGTCATAGACTAGGTAACCAAGATGCAGCTGAGACAATTGCAAAGCTGCAAGCAGAAATAAGGGAAATGCGTGCTGTTAGGTCAATAACACCCAAGAATGTTGGAGTTGGAAGCATGGTTTCTATCAACAAGAGTGTCAGTGCTAATCTCAAGGAAGAGATTACCCGACTTCATTCACAAGGAAGCACCATTGCAAATCTTGAACAGCAGCTTGAAAATGTTCAAAGGTCCATAGACAAGTTGGTGATGTCTCTCCCGAACAACTTCCAACACTCACCCAATGAAGCATCCCCTAAGAATAAAAAGGAACACAAAAGGAAAAAGTTGCTTCCTTTGTCTTCAAGCAATGCTGCCAATCGCCAAAACTTCCTAAGATCTCCCTGCTCACCATTATCTGCTACGCAGCAAGTTTTGGAATCTGATGTTGAAAATAGAGCCCCTGAGAATGATGATATTGTTTCAACTGATACTCTTCCTGAGTCCGAGAAGGAGACTCCATCAAAGAGTGAAGAAGCTGGAGATGTTTCATCAAAGGAAAATACCCCAGTTTATCGACGCTCTAGTTCAgttaacatgaagaaaatgcagaaaatgttTCAGAATGCAGCAGAGGAGAATGTAAGAAGTATAAGAGCATATGTGACAGAATTGAAAGAACGTGTAGCCAAACTGCAGTACCAAAAGCAGTTACTTGTTTGCCAggtatatacatatacatatatataaaaagtccTTCCTACTTTCAATGCCATTGCACATTCttcattttaatgtattttccATTAGCTTTTGACTCATGTCCTTCTATTTGGATATCTAGGTGCTTGAACTTGAAGCAAACGAAGCAAATGGCCACAACATAGACAATGAAGAGTACTCATGTGAACCGGAGGAGCCCCAGATTTCGTGGCAAATAGCATTTAAAGAGCAGCGGCAGCAGATTCTTGAATTATGGGATCTATGTTATGTCTCCATTATTCACAGGACCcagttttatttgttattcaagGGAGACCCAGCCGATCAAATATACATGGAAGTAGAACTAAGGCGTTTGACATGGTTGCAGCAACACCTAGCAGAACTTGGGAATGCAAGCCCAGCTCCTCATGTTGGAGAAGAACCTACTATCTCATTGTCTTCAAGGTTCACTCTCTCATATAAAAGTCCCTTAAAGGATCCGAAAATTTCATCGAGTATAATATATCTTGCACTGTGTAGTAATATAGATAGATGTGTAGTAGAGTTATTATGCATCATTATGAATGAGAATTTTTCATTGAATATACATTTTATAATATGCAGCATTAGAGCTTTGAAACGAGAAAGGGAATTTCTAGCCAAGAGACTGACATCACGTTTGTCGCTGGAGGAGAGGGAGGCGTTGTATATGAAATGGGATGTCCCTCTTGATGGGAAGCAGAGGAAGATGCAGTTTATCAGCAAACTTTGGACTGATCCTCATGACCAAATCCATGTACAGGAGAGTGCAGAGATAGTTGCAAAGCTTGTGAGTTTCCGGACAGGAGGCAACATGTCAAAGGAGATGTTTGAGCTGAACTTTGTGCTTCCATCTGACAATAGGCCATGGTTGATGGGCTGGAATCACTTGACAAACTTGCTTAATTTGTAATGGATTTATGTTTGTAAAGTACCATTAAAATCTTGTACATGCTCATTATTTTGGCGCTTTTCTCtattcaaaattattgttttggACTATTTTTTTTCCCCATAAGCTAATCCAATTCATTGGATTCCCATTAGGCAAATTTCCCCAGATGGGGcacttttaaaaactaattcccCAAATGGGGTAGTTGGGGGCTGTTTTTCACGTACCATGCATGCAGTACGAAGCAAACCGTCATTGCCAATGGCGGGTTCACTGCGGAGAGCACATGTGGCGAGTAAATCGCCAGTAGGGTTGGCGACTTCGCCCAAGGTGGATCTTGCCACCACTGCTGGCGAGCCAGCCAGTGGTTTCGGAAACCGCTGGTTTGATTGGCGATTTTGCTTTGCAGGAGGTGCATGTACAGGTTTGCTTTTTTCAGGCCGTAGGCTCGGTTTTTCAGTGATAGGCTTGCTTTTTCAGAGAAAGGAGAGTTGCAACTGCCATTGGCGAGTTAAGGGCAAGTTGCAACTCCCATTGGCGAGTTAGGGCAGAAGGATTAGCCATTACTAATGGCGATTTAAAGGCTTTATATACGCGAAATTCATTTCAATGTTGCCTGTGTGCTCagatttcagtttttaaaattgtgaGTGTTTAGGGATTCCGCATAAGGTTTCATCAGGTTTGTAATTTCGAAATTAATAATctgtgttataattttttttaagtatgttGCTGTTTGCTCAGATTTGTCCGCATAAGGTTTCATATTTGTTGtaatttgtgttataattttttttcaaaactgtgAGTGTTTAGGGATTTATCTGCATAAGGTTTCATATTTGAGGCTTAAATATTTGAATCTagtttcaaaattaataatttgtgttataattttttgtaaataattttttgtaagtAATTTTTATAGCAGTTTGAATgtatagtttttattaattttttaattaaattagttttatattttatttcgtagtttccagtaaaataatttgtattataattttttttaagtaattttttgtagCAGTTTGAATGTATagcttttatgaaatttttaattaaaatagttttatattttatatggttgtttgtgtgtataaaaagaagaaatttgtcatcaaatttttaattaaattacttcAGTGTTGGTGTATATTCAAAACTAGATTTCAGCTTTCAAAAAGTGTGAGCGTTCTTGAGATTTAAATGTCCGCATAAGGTTTGAAATTTGCTTCTTGAGGCTTAAATTTGTGAATGAGGTTCGTAATTTTCAgtcaaataatttgtattataaaataatttttaagtcattttttaGAGTAGTttgaatttatagtttttaataattttttaattaaattatttttatattttatatgcttgtttgtgtgtataaaatagaagaaatttgtcatgatatttatttaaagaaaatatttgagtcccgaaaaaatttggtaaatatgaaatatttagtatatttttaattagattaggttggtgttgatactttgttagtgtgttaaaatttgtaacatcataattatttgaagtaagtattttgagtggaaatttattttaatataaagttatagtaattttttaattagataagaTTGATCTTCATGATTTGCTggtgtgtgttaaaaatttatgagcATTCAACTTGAacggtatttaaaattaattttttcccattatatttatttgtagtACGTATGTTGAAGTTATTATTgtgaaaatgaattatttataaataatactaaCTTTGTTTATGATTTATTTGGGCTTTAAAATTACTACCTTGGAatcgtttatttttttaagtgtttaccatcaaaaatatttaaagttaataatttttttatagaatacaATTTTGATGTCAAATTGTGTTAAAGAGACTTTTTGTGAttacattttactattttgaatttattatgaataattaattaaaatattgtttttgtaggtacacgatgaattcggttataacagtgttgtatttcaatggaagggtatatgaagataatgatggtgtaatatttgaaggcagtaaaaaagcgattcagattaaacgtggaattagtttcaatgctttaaagaaaaaaattggagacaaggtaaagttacaaaataatgaaattatttctgctatcagttgtagatttttagtgtcaggaaaatatattgccttacaaatttgtgatgacgaagacgttgaaacgatgctggaaagttttaaatgacaacaacaaatgtcagttctagaattgtacatagaaaaggatgtggctggtggttcaatgtttcattctgcaaattcgcttacatcatgtgaaaattatttatctaatgatgagacacaactgccaacaaatatgagcaatttacatcttgacgaagatgatgatgatgatgatgatgatgatgatgatcttgtgtctaactcatacgttgaagagtctttagacgaagatgacagtgttgacggtatatctgatacagacaATGAAATCCCCGACATGATTCcaccagtaagaattgttcacccagcagaaggtacaatttcctcttaaaaaatacgtcaatacatttattatttgacGACAATTGTATTAAAGActaaataagtatgatttgaattttttttttggactataaggtgtacaaggaattcaaaatccattttggaatgatgctttgcattataataatatcaattggagtcatcctgatgaggaggacatttgtggtttggagatgccatccagttttaatgttggccaagaattatatgttggcatggaatttgatagtaaagatgcggtcaagaatgcagtcaaacaatatgttatgaagatgcatcaaagtttcaaagtggTTGAAAGCAAATGGGACAAATATGTcgtttgttgcttgaataaaaatgcagattgtccttgccctttctatatgagggcaattctatctaaaaaaattgattcatggaaagtcacttaatggggtggaccacacacatgtctcaaTATGACCATGACCTAAGATCACGAGAagcttgattcagatttaattgccacttgtgtaataggtacgtattttatgttcatattatgttattgcttagtcttaattgtcatttaaattttgttattctattgacaggcatgatcaaagaagatccatcaataaaaatttcattaattcaagagaggattaacagtgaatttgcgtacaaggtgttgtacaaaaaagcttggttggcgaaacagaaagccattgcaattgaatataGCGATTGTgatgagtcatatgcgaaactttcgtcgtggctaacacacatgcaaaatcattctcctggatcatattttcaaatactacatgacgattttatcgttgagaatacggttagtcgcgaacaccgtcagtttcatagagttttttggacatcatacaagttgacgacaCCCATTTGTAcggcaaataccgtgggaccctcttaatggccacatcacaagatggaaatggtggtgtccttcctctagcattcgtaAGTGCAGCAAGCTTTGGGTAGAAGAATGATGGATAATCTTGATCCAATCAAGGATAACTATTTTCTGAAAAAAGCAAGAAAGAGACCGAGACTTTCTGATGTTGTTGTTTTCTCAAAATCACATATTTGACCCTATTTTCTTTGGTAACTCATTTTCTAATTACTACCTaacaaatattttgaaagaaaataactcTTAATATACGCGGGATAGGAGCAGGTAGATCCATATTAAAAAGCTGCAAAATTTGGCAAAGGATACATCCAGATCTTATGCGATCGAGTTCTCCATTGAAAATAATCAGTTTCCGTTCAGTGTTCAAGACCTCCTCTTTATAAAGTTCTTCCACAACGAGTATTTCTGAAATACAAGGGAGCAGTAATCATGATACTTTCATTGTTTAAATCAACAAGAACAAAGGGTATTTAGATTTACCATTGGCATTAAAATATGGGTAGCTAACCAAGAAATGTTCATCTCCGGTCTTCACCCTGTctgacatttttattttctcaacaaagccaaaatcttcaaaaaatgaaggatttgTCAAATAGTCCAACTTAAAAGAACATCCACTAAAAACTGATTGTCTGGCAAAGTCAACTTCGCTAGCCTCTGGAAAAAACTGATCAAAAGGTCATGCATCAATTTTAACTGGAAGTGATGAAGTTGAATTATGTCAATAAAAACATTTTGCATGGCCATCTTTAGAGAACAGGACTAACTTTTCTAGATAACAAACATATGAAGAAGGGGGAGACCGCATACATAAACAAGAAAGTTAGAGCTATTTGGAACAATCAAACTATGGAATTAAATCTTGGCATCTAGGTGTATCGATCATAATTGATGTATATATGCTGAGTTGGAATTATACAGCAAGAGACTTGTAACTAACATTAAACATAGTTAGATTGTAtgctaagaaaaagaaaactaaaacaacaaaaagttcCTAGTTATTTGAAAAATGCAAGGAGCACAAAACCCTTTTTTACATGTAGAGAAAGCTTTTCATCCAGAAACACATTCCAGGGGCACAAAGAAGAACAATTCTTTAAATCAAGAAGATTACTATTCTTGTTCGTGTGGCTTTCTCTGAACTAATGAAGCGGTCACAAAATTCACGAATCAATTGCATGCTCTCAGTCATTTCAATTCCACCTTCCCCATCACCTGTGATGTAATGAGTGAGATGAATCAATTTCCATTTAGATTGAAACAATGATAAAACAGGGCtcaaaccaaaaaaatgaaactgaaaCATGTAGAACCTGGCACAGATCCGAGTCCAGCTGTGGGAAACTCAATctcctgtttttttttatcagcaaaagtattatatatatatataaatgggagtaccagaggtactaatgTTACAGAATAGGTTTATAGGCATTCTACTGGATCCAGTAGGGATTTCGACCTTATAGGATCCAAGCTAGTTACCATATGTACCAATATACAATCCATCAACTAATGAAGAAGGGGGAGACCGCATACATAAACAAGAAAGTTAGAGCTATTTGGAACAATCAAACTATGGAATTAAATTTTGGCATCTAGGTGTATCGATCATAATTGATGTATATATGCTGAGTTGGAATTATAAAGCAAGAGACTTGTAACTAACATTAAACATAGTTAGATTGTAtgctaagaaaaagaaaactaaaacaacaaaaagttcCTAGTTATTTGAAAAATGCAAGGAGCACAAAACCCTTTTTTACATGTAGAGAAAGCTTTTCATCCAGAAACACATTCCAGGGGCACAAAGAAGAACAATTCTTTAAATCAAGAAGATTACTATTCTTGTTCGTGTGGCTTTCTCTGAACTAATGAAGCGGTCACAAAATTCACGAATCAATTGCATGCTCTCAGTCATTTCAATTCCACCTTCCCCATCACCTGTGATGTAATGAGTGAGATGAATCAATTTCCATTTAGATTGAAACAATGATAAAACAGGGCtcaaaccaaaaaaatgaaactgaaaCATGTAGAACCTGGCACAGACCCGAGTCCAGCTGTGGGAAACTCAATCTcctgttttttttatcagcaaaagtattatatatatataaatgggagtaccagaggtactaatgTTACAGAATAGGTTTATAGGCAACCTACTGGATCCAGTAGGGATTTCGACCTTATAGGATCCAAGCTAGTTACCATATGTACCAATATACAATCCATCAACTAATGAAGAAGGGGGAGACCGCATACATAAACAAGAAAGTTAGAGCTATTTGGAACAATCAAACTATGGAATTAAATTTTGGCATCTAGGTGTATCGATCATAATTGATGTATATATGCTGAGTTGGAATTATAAAGCAAGAGACTTGTAACTAACATTAAACATAGTTAGATTGTAtgctaagaaaaagaaaactaaaacaacaaaaagttcCTAGTTATTTGAAAAATGCAAGGAGCACAAAACCCTTTTTTACATGTAGAGAAAGCTTTTCATCCAGAAACACATTCCAGGGGCACAAAGAAGAACAATTCTTTAAATCAAGAAGATTACTATTCTTGTTCGTGTGGCTTTCTCTGAACTAATGAAGCGGTCACAAAATTCACGAATCAATTGCATGCTCTCAGTCATTTCAATTCCACCTTCCCCATCACCTGTGATGTAATGAGTGAGATGAATCAATTTCCATTTAGATTGAAACAATGATAAAACAGGGCtcaaaccaaaaaaatgaaactgaaaCATGTAGAACCTGGCACAGACCCGAGTCCAGCTGTGGGAAACTCAATCTcctgttttttttatcagcaaaagtattatatatatataaatgggagtaccagaggtactaatgTTACAGAATAGGTTTATAGGCAACCTACTGGATCCAGTAGGGATTTCGACCTTATAGGATCCAAGCTAGTTACCATATGTACCAATATACAATCCATCAACTAATGAGCTGTCCTATTTTCCAAAACCTACATTTAGATTACTAGACCATTGGTTGTAGTGCATTACAAAATCTGTCTCCCTTGCTCTAAGCCATGACCATACTAGGAACACTGCATCTTCCAACAGCTTGCTTCCATTGAAAGAATCATTTGAAAAGATGATTCTGTTTCTGTGCTGCCAAATGGTCCAGGTTAAGATGGTTTCATTACAGGCTCTATAATAGATTAGCTCCTCACTTTAGTGTGTGCAACTTTAGTTCTGGATTCCTAATTCCTAATAAAACTACTATCATATGTTACTCACCATTAGCTGTCTGTTATCCTTTATAGCCAAATCTGCAGCTACTCTGGCCTGTTGGTTGATTCAATAACAAAGACACCAATCTTGGTGTTCAATTAGCATGTGTCTGAGTGTACATGATACACAACTATAAGTCCAaccattttttcttatattgttTAGGGTGGTTTAAATACCTTTTCCATTCTTGTAAATATACTActtgttttcacttttaatctttgtaattttctttcttttgtttataaTCCCAATAATGTTGaaactttctgtttttattctTCTGTTACAAAAAAATGCTTATGCGACTCCTTCGAAGTGTTGCCACATAGGAATGCCACGTTACAAATTGCTTACATAGCAACATTAGATGGAACCAAATAAATGTTTATCTAAAGGAGACTGatgaaatatttgaatatttccTGGATTATGACTACAAAAATTGCATATTTGTAGGTTCGAAACCTTTTTTATTGAGTAAAATTTACCTGCTCTGTCGATCAACACAGGATTGAcatataacaaattaacaaaaccaccACTACATCGGTCCATCAATATCAAAGTTGAATGTTGCAATGAACAAAAGATTGGTGCAAAGGGAGGACAATGAAACACTTAATTGTTCCAGAAGCTCAGAGTAATCAGCAGGGAAAGGCACATCAGTCTCAACAGAGGCATTACCATCTTTCGATACAGAACATGTTGCTGTTTTTCAGATTCTGGGTGCCACTGAAGAAGCAGTAGCTCCTCTAATTCTGATAACCCCATCATTTTTCAGGGAAAAAGTTTCCAACTTGGCACCCTACAGGTTCAGATTAGCATTCGGGTACAGTGGAAGGGAATTTTGGagcaaaattttaagaaaattaagccTTTTTTATTTCTgctatttatgtaatttttctgGCAATTGGGTAAGAGTGTTCAAGAAGATTTTCAAATACTCTCGGATAAGCTTAGTAAAATGCAGGAGAAAATTTATTGGAAAATCACGATGGCTAGCTAAGTTTCAAAGCCAAGTACATTCTGTTGTAATGTCaaatggaaattaaaaagaCACAGAAGGAGGAGCTGTTGTGATGTCACGAGCTATTGAACCCtaagaattgatccacaagctTAGCCACACAGTTGGCAAGTGTATCAGCTGCTTCCTGTGTGGATGCCTCAGCATACACACGAACAACATCTTCAGTGCCAGATGGTCGCACAAAGCATCGACCTTGGGGGTCCTTAGCTGTAAATGCAGAAGAGGAAAGAGTATCAAGCTGCAATATTAGTAAACTGAAATTCTGCACTTTAATCTTTCACACTAAAAGGCTTTCATGGATGGATGAAACTGACAAATATCTCGCAGTCAGTGAAATTTTGCCAAGCCACTTGGACTTGATAACAGTAATAGTATAATCCCATAAACAAGACACCAACTTTTCAGAAATATAACATTCAATTTTGGTATTATTTAGGCCTCCTTGCCTCCCTCACTCTGCCCATTCTTGGTGGTTTCACAAATAAAAGCAAGCAAGCAATGataaaaccaaaaaacaatGTTGTCTTTGAACAAAACAATGCAATATATACACATTACAAAAACAAGCCTCCAACAAATCTTGCAAAATTGGTGTGGAGAAATGTCACTAGCCTCCCTCTCCCTTCGGCCTCCTTCAATCAGTGGGGAGAAGTGCAACTGGTCTCAATGTCAGAAGGAGTGGTGCCATACTATGTTactacatttttcttttcattaatctTAGACACTTGTTGAATCAATGTGAAAGTTGGTAAAACACATTGGTAATTCAAACAAACATGTCGCACAAATTGAAAAGAAGGAATTGAAAAAAGATACCAGTTTCTTCATTTATGGCTTCTTGTAGACCCGGAGGGCTCACAACCACAGTTTCTGCATTTGTTGTAACAACAGCCGTTCTGTCAGCAACTTTGACCTGACAGTTGAGAAAAGCCAAACCAAGCATTAATTTCTGAATTTCCAtgaattaattagtaaaaacaaataaattgacACTAGAATGATAATCACATATATTACATTGGCACATGCATGCTAAGGGAGggaagattaaaatatttaaattgaatagTAACTTCAATCCATATGCTAAGGGAGGGACCAcactattttcttataaataagttTCAGACAGCAGTGCAAAAAATTCTAGTTacagaaaagataaaagataataatgatTGACCTTGAGCTGCTTGCTGGGTAAATCATGATAAAGTTCATTCCATTTATTTATTGACCATCCCATATGCTGTAATATGACTTCCACCAAGAGCAATCCACTCAAAGCATCTCCA contains:
- the LOC114418637 gene encoding kinesin-like protein NACK1 codes for the protein MTVKTPGTPASNIDRTPVSTPGGARAKEEKIVVTVRLRPLNRREQLAKDQVAWDCINDYTIVYKPPAHERASQPASFTFDKVFGPASVTEAVYEEGVKKIALSALTGINATVFAYGQTSSGKTYTMRGITEKAVNDIYEHIMNSPERDFTIKISGLEIYNENVRDLLNSESGRSLKLLDDPEKGTVVEKLVEETAKDDRHLRHLISICEAQRQVGETALNDNSSRSHQIIRLTIQSTLRENSDCVKSFVATLNFVDLAGSERAAQTHADGTRLKEGCHINLSLMTLTTVIRKLSVGKRSGHIPYRDSKLTRILQHSLGGNARTAIVCTLSPALSHVEQSRNTLLFATRAKEVTNNAHVNMVVSDKQLVKHLQKEVARLEAVLRTPDPSKEKDWKIQQMEMEIEELRRQRDLAQTQVDELRRKLQDDQKVSNPVESPHQPVKKCLSFTGALSSLKPELGCERVRSSILRQSMRQSSTAPFTLMHEIRKLEHLQEQLGEEANRALEVLQKEVACHRLGNQDAAETIAKLQAEIREMRAVRSITPKNVGVGSMVSINKSVSANLKEEITRLHSQGSTIANLEQQLENVQRSIDKLVMSLPNNFQHSPNEASPKNKKEHKRKKLLPLSSSNAANRQNFLRSPCSPLSATQQVLESDVENRAPENDDIVSTDTLPESEKETPSKSEEAGDVSSKENTPVYRRSSSVNMKKMQKMFQNAAEENVRSIRAYVTELKERVAKLQYQKQLLVCQVLELEANEANGHNIDNEEYSCEPEEPQISWQIAFKEQRQQILELWDLCYVSIIHRTQFYLLFKGDPADQIYMEVELRRLTWLQQHLAELGNASPAPHVGEEPTISLSSSIRALKREREFLAKRLTSRLSLEEREALYMKWDVPLDGKQRKMQFISKLWTDPHDQIHVQESAEIVAKLVSFRTGGNMSKEMFELNFVLPSDNRPWLMGWNHLTNLLNL
- the LOC114419914 gene encoding uncharacterized protein LOC114419914, with protein sequence MEIEFPTAGLGSVPGDGEGGIEMTESMQLIREFCDRFISSEKATRTRIFFPEASEVDFARQSVFSGCSFKLDYLTNPSFFEDFGFVEKIKMSDRVKTGDEHFLVSYPYFNANEILVVEELYKEEVLNTERKLIIFNGELDRIRSGYYPSFFYPKLAALTNARGRTPPFPSCDVAIKRVPRYLPYKWVSSTCMMSKKLYETGNIEMNFAYIKPLNRH